The following coding sequences are from one SAR86 cluster bacterium window:
- a CDS encoding glycoside hydrolase family 3 C-terminal domain-containing protein, with product MVSIKKTVKKLTLDEKISLLTGFNSWYSNKIPRLKIPSMKMSDGPNGVRGDSTSGKSSACFPCPISLGSTWNKELINKIGIALGQEALDKDVDVLLGPTINLHRHPLGGRHFENFSEDPVLTGEIAVAYVKGVQSKKVSACLKHFVANDTEFERHTVSSNLDERTLREIYLLPFEMGVKKAKAKSVMSAYNKLNNIYCSSNKDLLIDILKKEWGFDGYVVSDWGAALETVDNATGGLDMEMPGPGNTWGEKLKTAVEKKEVSETLIDDKVKRILSTMEFTGRFSSPKNKSEKEKNRKSHKKLLRNCASEGMVLLKNENLLPLKKKKINSIALIGPNAKFSQIIGGGSASLKPHYQIHPLEALKNYIDEKRISYAKGVHTHKYLPKFNESLFSDSEGFKVEYFDSEIKESKLLKTEFLKGNKFWVFDGFAKDIINKDERPNIKVKFSCEYKADVEGAHEFEVFGIGPCVMKIDGKEIIDNANDIQPGEAFFSFGSAPKKTKLILKRNQKYLIEVIYSFEGRFPAVQFGCLPPDKENLLEAAKKIAKDSDAVILLVGTNSDWETEGNDRNSLELPCSQDDLVNQITKINSNCAVVLNTGSPVSMPWVTQPKAIIQSWFGGQEYGNALMDIIFGETNPSGKLPTTFPTEIKSTPAFSSYPGKNSQMNYEEKLLLGYRWYEKRDIKTLFPFGHGLSYTSFEYKNLSLIQKNKKVYCNLEVSNIGKREGKEIIQCYVSSPSPNKNEPLKTLEAFIKVRIKKGQTKLVTLELDERNFSYWDINSKNWKLKEGEYEILIGSSSENIHLKEKLSLK from the coding sequence ATGGTAAGCATAAAGAAAACAGTTAAAAAACTAACGCTAGATGAGAAAATTTCGTTATTAACTGGTTTTAATTCTTGGTATTCCAACAAAATACCTAGACTTAAAATTCCGAGTATGAAAATGTCAGATGGTCCTAATGGAGTTAGAGGAGATTCTACCTCTGGAAAAAGCTCAGCCTGTTTTCCTTGCCCTATTTCTTTAGGGTCGACTTGGAACAAAGAATTAATAAATAAAATTGGAATTGCTCTTGGACAAGAAGCTTTAGATAAAGACGTCGATGTTCTTCTTGGGCCTACTATAAATCTTCACAGACACCCTCTTGGAGGAAGACATTTTGAAAACTTTTCAGAGGATCCGGTTTTAACAGGAGAAATTGCGGTTGCCTATGTAAAAGGAGTTCAATCAAAAAAAGTTTCCGCTTGTTTGAAGCACTTTGTCGCTAATGATACAGAGTTTGAAAGACACACAGTAAGCTCAAACCTTGACGAAAGGACCTTAAGAGAAATCTATCTTTTACCCTTTGAGATGGGAGTAAAAAAAGCAAAAGCAAAGTCTGTTATGTCTGCGTATAACAAACTCAACAATATTTATTGCAGTTCTAATAAAGATTTATTGATCGATATTTTAAAAAAAGAGTGGGGCTTCGATGGTTACGTTGTAAGCGATTGGGGGGCTGCTTTAGAAACCGTTGATAATGCCACTGGTGGCTTAGATATGGAAATGCCTGGACCAGGAAATACTTGGGGAGAGAAACTTAAAACGGCCGTAGAAAAAAAAGAAGTCTCCGAAACTTTAATTGATGACAAAGTAAAAAGAATTTTATCGACTATGGAATTTACAGGAAGATTTAGTTCTCCAAAAAATAAATCCGAAAAAGAAAAAAATAGGAAATCGCATAAAAAGTTATTAAGAAATTGTGCAAGCGAAGGCATGGTTTTATTAAAAAATGAAAATTTACTTCCTCTAAAGAAAAAAAAGATTAATTCAATTGCTCTCATTGGACCCAACGCTAAATTTAGTCAAATTATTGGAGGAGGAAGTGCAAGCCTTAAACCGCATTATCAAATCCACCCTTTAGAGGCTTTGAAAAATTACATAGATGAAAAAAGAATTTCTTACGCAAAAGGCGTACATACACATAAGTACCTTCCAAAATTCAATGAGTCTTTGTTTTCTGATTCCGAAGGATTTAAAGTCGAATATTTTGACAGCGAAATAAAAGAATCTAAGCTCTTAAAGACAGAATTTCTGAAAGGAAATAAGTTTTGGGTTTTTGATGGATTTGCAAAAGATATTATTAACAAAGATGAACGGCCCAATATCAAAGTTAAATTCTCTTGTGAATACAAGGCAGATGTTGAAGGCGCACACGAATTTGAAGTTTTTGGCATTGGACCATGTGTCATGAAAATCGATGGCAAAGAAATAATAGATAATGCAAACGATATACAACCAGGTGAGGCATTTTTCTCTTTTGGCAGTGCTCCTAAAAAAACAAAATTGATTTTAAAACGGAATCAAAAATATCTAATCGAAGTCATATATTCCTTTGAAGGAAGGTTTCCTGCTGTTCAATTTGGTTGCTTACCTCCTGACAAAGAAAATTTATTAGAAGCTGCAAAAAAAATAGCTAAAGATTCAGATGCAGTGATTTTACTTGTTGGCACAAATTCAGATTGGGAGACGGAAGGTAATGATAGAAACTCTCTTGAGCTACCCTGTAGCCAAGATGATTTAGTTAACCAAATCACTAAGATAAATTCAAATTGTGCTGTGGTTCTGAACACTGGTTCTCCGGTGAGTATGCCCTGGGTAACCCAACCAAAAGCAATTATTCAATCTTGGTTTGGGGGTCAAGAGTACGGAAATGCTCTCATGGACATTATTTTTGGAGAAACTAATCCCTCAGGAAAACTTCCTACAACTTTCCCTACAGAAATTAAAAGTACTCCGGCTTTTTCGTCCTACCCAGGGAAAAATTCACAAATGAATTATGAAGAAAAGCTTCTCTTAGGTTACCGATGGTATGAAAAAAGAGACATCAAAACATTGTTTCCTTTTGGCCATGGTCTAAGTTATACGAGTTTTGAATATAAAAATTTAAGTCTCATTCAAAAAAATAAAAAAGTTTATTGCAATCTTGAAGTTTCAAATATTGGGAAAAGAGAAGGAAAAGAGATAATTCAATGTTATGTCAGTTCCCCAAGTCCAAACAAAAATGAGCCACTTAAAACTCTTGAAGCATTCATTAAAGTAAGAATAAAAAAAGGACAAACAAAATTAGTGACCCTTGAATTAGATGAAAGAAATTTTTCTTATTGGGACATCAATTCAAAAAATTGGAAATTAAAAGAAGGTGAATACGAAATTTTAATTGGCTCTTCTTCAGAAAATATTCACTTAAAAGAAAAACTTTCTCTTAAATAG
- a CDS encoding aldo/keto reductase, with amino-acid sequence MPKKKLKWGVIGNGGIANAFSHSIKHSKTSELQAVFGRNETKVKNFAQKHGINSFNKLDKFLNSGIEAVYVATPHVSHFKYSLDCIRSNLNVLCEKPLTINSSESMILINEAQKRKVFLMEAFMYRCHPQTFKILEYIEKYFLNKRVSLKSSFGFSADVSKEHRLRNPKLAGGAILDVGCYPLSMARLIGGKLTDLPFAEPSKITVEGELDETGVDAKSTATIEFSENISAEIKTAINENYENNLIVEAENLRLEISDPWHCGQFNDGISSVKFINQGKEEIVQINDEVGLFTREIDEAANCIAQNIFESSLMSHKDTLGNILSLEKWYSKLGVIYPSNEIKNSPIIDHYFHLDSNLEKDTTEILGKSTPKVVFGCDNQISDLHAYCMFEHFYQQGGRIFDTAYIYNNGLSDKYLGNWIRKKNIQDEVIILGKGAHTPQCEPSFIEPQIKESLKRLNLKKFDIYCLHRDNPEVPVGEFIDKLNELKKAGFISILGASNWSLNRFSEANEYAEANDKEGFKVLSNNFSLAEMNQPVWPGCMRCDEEFLDYVIKNNIYLFPWSSQARGFFVQQQSFPKGSHGANPTLDEELRVWHSRSNLDRRERCFHLADELGCTAIELSLAYVINRHENIFPLIGPRNLFESESCMRALSIKLTSKQITFLLNG; translated from the coding sequence TTGCCTAAGAAAAAATTAAAATGGGGAGTAATTGGAAATGGGGGAATCGCCAATGCTTTTTCTCATTCGATCAAACATTCTAAAACTTCAGAACTTCAAGCGGTATTCGGAAGAAATGAAACCAAAGTAAAGAATTTTGCACAAAAACATGGAATAAATTCTTTCAACAAACTAGATAAGTTTTTGAATAGCGGCATTGAAGCGGTTTATGTAGCTACTCCTCACGTTTCTCATTTTAAATATTCTTTGGATTGCATAAGAAGCAATCTTAATGTGTTGTGTGAAAAACCTTTAACGATAAATTCCTCTGAATCAATGATATTAATTAATGAAGCCCAAAAAAGAAAAGTTTTTCTTATGGAGGCATTTATGTATAGGTGTCACCCTCAGACTTTTAAGATTTTAGAGTACATTGAAAAGTATTTTCTCAATAAAAGAGTTTCTTTAAAGAGTTCATTTGGCTTTAGTGCTGATGTATCAAAAGAGCATAGATTAAGAAATCCAAAGTTAGCAGGAGGTGCAATTCTAGATGTAGGCTGCTATCCCTTATCTATGGCAAGACTAATTGGCGGAAAACTAACTGATTTACCTTTTGCAGAGCCTTCTAAAATAACTGTAGAAGGGGAGTTAGATGAAACAGGTGTAGACGCTAAATCAACAGCGACGATTGAATTTTCAGAAAATATTTCTGCAGAAATCAAGACGGCTATTAATGAGAACTATGAAAACAATTTGATTGTTGAAGCAGAAAACTTGAGATTAGAAATTTCTGATCCTTGGCATTGCGGACAATTTAACGACGGCATTTCTTCGGTTAAATTTATTAATCAAGGAAAAGAGGAAATCGTTCAGATAAATGATGAAGTAGGATTGTTTACTAGAGAAATTGATGAGGCGGCAAATTGCATAGCTCAAAATATTTTTGAATCATCTTTGATGTCCCACAAGGATACTTTAGGAAACATTCTTTCTTTAGAAAAATGGTATTCCAAGCTAGGAGTAATCTACCCAAGCAACGAAATCAAAAATTCTCCAATAATTGATCATTATTTTCATTTAGATTCTAACTTAGAAAAAGATACAACTGAAATACTAGGAAAATCAACTCCGAAAGTAGTCTTTGGTTGTGACAATCAAATCTCTGATTTACATGCCTACTGCATGTTTGAACATTTCTATCAACAGGGTGGAAGAATTTTTGATACCGCTTACATCTATAACAATGGTCTTTCAGATAAATACCTAGGCAATTGGATAAGAAAAAAAAATATTCAAGACGAGGTGATTATTCTAGGAAAGGGCGCACATACTCCACAGTGTGAGCCAAGTTTTATAGAGCCTCAAATAAAAGAATCTTTAAAGAGACTTAACTTAAAAAAATTCGATATTTATTGTTTGCATAGAGATAACCCTGAAGTTCCTGTAGGCGAATTTATTGATAAATTAAATGAATTAAAAAAAGCTGGATTCATTTCAATCTTGGGTGCTTCAAATTGGAGTCTTAATAGGTTTAGTGAGGCAAATGAATATGCCGAAGCTAATGATAAAGAAGGATTTAAAGTATTAAGTAACAACTTTAGTTTGGCAGAAATGAATCAGCCCGTTTGGCCTGGTTGTATGAGGTGTGATGAAGAATTTTTAGATTACGTAATTAAGAATAATATTTATTTGTTTCCATGGTCCAGTCAAGCTCGTGGATTTTTTGTACAACAACAATCATTCCCAAAAGGTTCCCATGGAGCTAACCCAACTTTGGATGAAGAATTAAGGGTTTGGCATAGTCGGTCAAATTTAGATCGAAGAGAGAGGTGTTTTCATTTAGCTGATGAATTAGGATGCACGGCAATTGAATTATCGTTAGCTTATGTTATCAATCGACATGAAAATATTTTTCCTTTAATTGGCCCAAGAAATCTATTTGAATCGGAGAGTTGTATGCGAGCCTTGTCAATTAAACTTACAAGCAAACAAATTACCTTTTTATTAAATGGATAA
- a CDS encoding cation transporter, translating to MKNILLILIFTSMAWGETPHDGMHHTHEGHVHEEFVDGKKLEVDPERFDKFVMDLEDTQIAIVNVQGMVCDFCARGIEKTFKKDTNVKKVDVDLSKGKVLIAYNVAHEIIFDDIKEKILINGQNAIDMQVINL from the coding sequence ATGAAAAATATATTATTAATTCTTATTTTTACTTCAATGGCATGGGGAGAAACCCCTCATGACGGCATGCATCATACTCATGAAGGACATGTTCATGAAGAATTTGTAGATGGTAAGAAATTAGAAGTTGATCCTGAGAGATTTGATAAATTCGTTATGGATCTTGAAGATACCCAAATTGCAATCGTGAATGTTCAAGGTATGGTGTGTGATTTTTGTGCTAGAGGTATTGAAAAAACATTTAAAAAAGACACCAATGTAAAAAAAGTAGACGTTGATCTGAGCAAAGGAAAAGTTTTAATCGCATACAATGTTGCTCATGAAATAATCTTTGATGATATCAAGGAAAAAATTCTAATAAACGGACAAAATGCAATTGATATGCAGGTTATTAATCTTTAA
- a CDS encoding metal-sensitive transcriptional regulator, producing MKNPCHKEEIPSLNRIEGQVRGIANMIDEEKYCIDILNQIKAVRNALTSIEGKILKRHMKECVKEALNDEKGFDNKVEEILKTLKR from the coding sequence ATGAAAAATCCATGCCATAAAGAAGAAATTCCTAGTCTTAACAGAATTGAGGGACAAGTTCGTGGAATTGCTAACATGATTGATGAAGAAAAGTATTGCATTGATATACTCAATCAAATCAAGGCAGTTAGAAATGCTCTTACAAGTATTGAAGGAAAAATATTAAAAAGACATATGAAAGAATGTGTTAAGGAAGCATTAAATGATGAGAAGGGTTTTGACAATAAGGTTGAGGAAATATTAAAAACCCTTAAAAGATAG
- a CDS encoding UDP-glucose/GDP-mannose dehydrogenase family protein, with protein MNINVIGAGYVGLVTAACFAHSGHEVKCYDIDKDKIDLLKNGKTNIYEPQLESLLKENLGNNRLSFSDKLKEVSDFSNIFFICVGTPPRGSGEANLLALYKSIFSISENTKDAFFIIKSTVPPGTCEELSTMIDSSKNINISMCPEFLREGSAVKDFLKPDRIVIGKNSDISEDFFLTIFSPFIRENKSIIFMDTPSAELTKYASNAFLATKISFMNELSNYADIKGADIEKVRMGIGLDKRIGYEYLYPGLGFGGSCFPKDIRAIIDNANDANLDLKLLKSVIEINDFQVDIFTKKITEYFKSDDLSGLTLSVWGVSFKPNTDDIRFAPAIKLIKNLLNKGALVKAYDPKALDNLRETIKHKNLSFNDNPFDAAKESNALIIATEWKEFFNIDLEELKTYLKNAVIFDGRNIYDPNLLSKKEFDYICIGRPTKVNNIQKFSNSLNVIK; from the coding sequence ATGAATATTAATGTTATTGGTGCAGGATATGTTGGCTTGGTAACTGCAGCATGTTTTGCCCACTCAGGACATGAAGTTAAATGTTATGACATAGATAAGGATAAGATTGATCTTCTTAAAAACGGTAAAACTAATATTTATGAGCCTCAGCTTGAATCTTTGCTAAAAGAAAATTTAGGAAATAATCGATTAAGTTTTTCAGATAAGTTGAAGGAAGTTTCCGATTTTTCAAATATATTTTTTATTTGTGTCGGCACACCACCCAGAGGTTCGGGTGAGGCAAACTTACTAGCTCTCTACAAATCAATTTTTTCTATTTCTGAAAATACAAAAGATGCTTTTTTTATTATTAAATCTACTGTTCCTCCAGGCACATGTGAAGAATTATCAACAATGATCGATTCCTCAAAGAATATCAATATTTCAATGTGTCCAGAATTTTTAAGAGAAGGTTCTGCAGTAAAAGATTTCTTAAAACCTGACAGAATAGTCATTGGTAAAAATTCTGATATCTCAGAAGATTTTTTTCTAACTATTTTTTCTCCTTTCATAAGGGAGAATAAATCTATAATTTTTATGGACACACCTTCGGCAGAGTTGACTAAATATGCTTCAAATGCTTTTTTGGCTACTAAAATAAGTTTTATGAATGAGCTTTCAAATTATGCCGACATAAAGGGTGCTGATATTGAGAAAGTAAGAATGGGTATAGGACTTGATAAAAGGATAGGTTATGAATACCTATATCCTGGATTGGGATTTGGCGGTTCATGTTTTCCTAAAGATATCAGAGCGATAATTGATAATGCTAATGACGCAAATCTAGATTTGAAACTATTAAAATCTGTAATTGAGATTAATGATTTCCAGGTAGACATTTTTACTAAAAAGATTACAGAATATTTCAAATCTGATGATTTATCTGGCCTTACTCTTTCTGTATGGGGTGTATCCTTCAAACCTAATACAGACGATATTCGTTTCGCTCCTGCAATTAAATTGATTAAAAATCTTCTAAACAAAGGAGCGCTTGTTAAAGCCTATGACCCTAAGGCTCTTGATAATTTAAGAGAAACTATAAAGCATAAAAATTTATCTTTTAATGATAATCCTTTCGATGCAGCTAAAGAATCAAATGCATTGATTATCGCTACAGAATGGAAAGAATTTTTTAACATAGACTTGGAAGAGTTAAAAACTTATTTAAAAAATGCAGTTATTTTTGATGGAAGGAATATCTACGATCCAAATCTTCTGTCTAAGAAAGAATTTGATTACATATGTATTGGAAGGCCAACTAAAGTAAATAACATACAAAAGTTTTCTAATTCTTTGAATGTTATAAAATAA
- a CDS encoding glycosyltransferase family 1 protein yields the protein MKILLVTDAWKPQVNGVVTTLENLVKKLSINNDVKIIEPNSFVSVPIPFYKEIKLSLNVFKIKKIINDFRPDLIHIATEGPLGLYARKVCLVEKLKFSSSYHTNFPLYLKKMLGIPVQFTNRFERWFHNAACVTFVNTPSHKKELEEIGIKKLALWSRGIDENIFSPTPSDRNNSYYLYVGRVSKEKNLESFLSLELDKKKVVVGDGPSLKSLKKKYPDVEFLGYKFGRELAEIYSNACVKVFPSRTDTFGIVMIEANACGTPVAGYPVTGPIDVVKNGVNGYLNKDLYQAIKQAQKVDPKSCIAYSKKYSWDEVASNFISSVTTAHS from the coding sequence ATGAAAATTCTTTTGGTCACGGATGCTTGGAAACCTCAAGTTAATGGCGTAGTAACTACATTAGAAAATTTAGTAAAGAAACTATCAATAAATAATGATGTAAAAATTATTGAGCCAAATAGTTTTGTTTCTGTTCCTATACCTTTTTATAAGGAAATAAAACTTTCACTGAATGTTTTTAAAATAAAAAAAATAATAAACGATTTTCGTCCAGATTTAATTCATATTGCAACTGAGGGCCCGCTTGGGCTTTATGCAAGAAAAGTGTGTTTGGTTGAAAAATTAAAATTTTCATCTTCTTACCACACAAACTTTCCCTTATATCTAAAAAAAATGCTGGGTATTCCAGTTCAATTTACAAATAGATTTGAAAGATGGTTTCACAATGCAGCTTGTGTGACCTTTGTAAATACTCCATCTCATAAAAAGGAACTGGAAGAGATAGGAATTAAGAAATTAGCTTTATGGTCAAGGGGCATTGATGAAAACATTTTTTCCCCCACTCCAAGTGATAGAAATAATAGTTACTATCTATATGTTGGCAGAGTATCTAAAGAAAAAAATTTAGAGTCTTTCTTAAGTTTAGAACTGGACAAAAAGAAAGTCGTTGTAGGTGATGGGCCTAGTTTGAAAAGTCTCAAAAAAAAATATCCAGATGTAGAATTTCTTGGCTATAAATTTGGCAGAGAGCTTGCAGAAATTTACTCAAACGCATGTGTTAAGGTTTTCCCTTCTCGGACTGATACCTTTGGAATAGTGATGATAGAAGCAAATGCCTGTGGAACTCCAGTGGCAGGATATCCAGTAACCGGACCTATTGATGTTGTTAAGAATGGCGTAAATGGCTATTTAAATAAAGATTTATACCAAGCAATAAAGCAAGCACAAAAAGTTGATCCTAAATCGTGTATTGCATATTCAAAAAAATATTCTTGGGACGAAGTTGCAAGCAATTTTATTTCTTCGGTAACAACGGCACATTCATGA
- a CDS encoding UDP-2,3-diacylglucosamine diphosphatase has protein sequence MNQNLHKFLIVSLVNQKKYKSIWLSDIHLGTKGCQAERLLDFLYNNSCEELYLVGDIVDGWRMEQSLFWPQAHTNVLRRFLSYAKDDTNVNYITGNHDEFLRSYSPILLGNVKVTDRAIYTSISGKKYLVIHGDQFDLVTKYSKWISKLGSWAYELLMATNRVVNFFRKNFNLGYWSFSAFVKHKVKSAVNFISDFESTLAFVCKKEGFDGVICGHIHSVANEMIDEIHYLNCGDWVESCTALVEDYEGRFHIIDYSKYTNNQNHTEDKVA, from the coding sequence TTGAATCAGAACTTACATAAGTTTCTAATAGTTTCATTGGTGAATCAAAAAAAATACAAGTCTATTTGGTTGTCAGACATTCATTTGGGCACCAAGGGTTGTCAAGCAGAAAGACTACTTGATTTTCTCTACAATAATTCCTGCGAAGAACTATATCTTGTTGGAGACATCGTTGACGGCTGGCGAATGGAACAATCTCTTTTTTGGCCCCAAGCGCACACCAATGTTTTAAGACGTTTTTTGTCTTATGCCAAAGATGACACAAATGTAAATTACATCACTGGAAATCACGATGAGTTTCTTAGATCATATTCGCCTATCCTACTTGGAAATGTAAAAGTTACTGATCGAGCTATTTATACCTCGATAAGTGGAAAAAAATACCTTGTCATCCATGGCGATCAATTTGATTTAGTTACGAAATACAGTAAATGGATTTCTAAATTAGGAAGCTGGGCTTATGAACTCTTGATGGCAACAAATAGAGTAGTAAATTTTTTCAGAAAAAATTTCAATCTTGGATACTGGTCCTTCTCAGCATTCGTAAAACACAAAGTTAAATCAGCAGTAAATTTTATAAGCGATTTTGAGAGTACTTTAGCTTTTGTATGTAAAAAAGAAGGATTTGATGGTGTAATTTGCGGACATATTCATTCAGTTGCGAATGAAATGATAGATGAAATACATTATTTAAACTGTGGCGACTGGGTTGAGTCTTGTACAGCATTGGTAGAAGATTATGAGGGCCGTTTTCACATAATTGATTATTCTAAATATACAAACAATCAAAATCATACAGAAGATAAGGTTGCATGA
- the pip gene encoding prolyl aminopeptidase, with protein sequence MNFFRKKQILYPAIEPFDSGFIKDGIHEIYYEQCGNPKGKPAVFFHGGPGGGAGKFSRRFFNPKKYRIVLFDQRGCGKSKPHACLENNTTWHLVQDIETIRKKLEIEKWLVFGGSWGSTLALAYAQKHPECVTELVLRGIFMLREKELRWFYQYGASEIYPEAWQGFINEIPEEERFDLIDAYRKIFNGEDKEKKLSAAKAWSKWEASTSFINHNPNAVKDSINAEFALAFAQIENHYFINNGFLDHENQLLDGVDTIRHIPAVIVQGRYDLVCPATTAYELHSRWPESKLKIAPFSGHSAFEKEISKLLIETTDEFSRN encoded by the coding sequence ATGAATTTCTTCAGAAAAAAACAAATCCTTTACCCAGCAATAGAGCCATTTGACTCAGGTTTTATCAAAGACGGAATTCATGAAATTTATTATGAACAATGTGGGAATCCTAAAGGAAAACCCGCCGTTTTTTTTCATGGAGGTCCTGGTGGTGGCGCTGGTAAATTTTCAAGAAGATTTTTTAATCCAAAAAAATACAGAATTGTCCTTTTTGATCAAAGGGGTTGTGGAAAAAGTAAACCTCATGCTTGTTTAGAAAATAATACAACTTGGCATTTGGTTCAAGACATAGAAACGATAAGAAAGAAGTTAGAAATTGAAAAGTGGTTAGTATTTGGTGGATCTTGGGGAAGTACCCTTGCACTTGCTTATGCACAAAAACACCCAGAGTGTGTCACAGAACTTGTGCTGAGAGGAATCTTCATGCTGAGAGAAAAAGAATTGAGATGGTTTTATCAATATGGGGCAAGTGAAATCTATCCAGAAGCTTGGCAAGGATTTATCAATGAAATTCCAGAAGAAGAGAGATTCGATCTAATTGATGCTTATAGAAAAATTTTCAACGGTGAGGACAAGGAGAAAAAATTATCTGCTGCTAAGGCCTGGTCAAAGTGGGAAGCCTCAACGAGCTTTATAAATCATAATCCAAATGCAGTTAAAGATTCGATCAATGCTGAATTTGCGCTAGCTTTTGCTCAAATAGAAAATCATTACTTTATTAACAATGGTTTCTTAGATCACGAAAATCAGCTCCTCGATGGCGTTGACACTATAAGACACATTCCCGCAGTTATTGTTCAAGGAAGATATGACCTAGTCTGTCCAGCAACCACTGCTTACGAATTACATTCGCGTTGGCCCGAATCTAAATTAAAAATTGCTCCATTTTCGGGACACTCTGCTTTTGAAAAAGAAATTTCTAAATTATTAATTGAAACAACTGACGAGTTTTCAAGAAATTAG
- a CDS encoding CoA transferase — translation MSENLLLKGIKVIDAASFIAGPASTTILSDFGAEVIKIEPPKVGDSLRHLILRTRRVNPQGDKDYCWHLTSRNKKSLALDLNTSKGQEILKELIKEADVFVTNMPKKTREKLKIRAEDLLPINERLVYGSLTGYGESGEDSHRTAFDVLAWWARSGLMDIVRPSDNSSPGFVPIGIGDQPTGVALFASIMTALYRREKTGKGGEVYTSLMANGAWSNGSYIQAGLFNAEFPDRQEESPLHPFGGRYKTKDGRFLLLAIIDAAKEWPKFLNAMDLNYLNENEKFSSFKKLNSNFHELYKILEDVFIRYSLTEVIDKLRDSGVTFGFMNKSNDLASDQQFLDSGVLIKYENEAFEEDSLTVNSPVFLKNEPKKTPAKGPDLGEHTREILISLGKSEADISALKESGIIDF, via the coding sequence ATGTCGGAAAATTTATTATTAAAGGGAATAAAAGTAATTGATGCCGCTAGCTTTATTGCTGGACCTGCTTCCACAACCATACTTTCTGATTTTGGTGCCGAGGTTATTAAAATCGAGCCTCCTAAAGTAGGAGATAGTTTAAGACATCTTATCCTGCGAACTAGAAGAGTTAACCCACAGGGAGACAAAGATTACTGTTGGCATTTAACTTCTAGGAATAAAAAAAGTCTCGCATTGGATCTAAACACCTCTAAAGGCCAAGAAATCTTAAAAGAATTAATAAAAGAAGCAGATGTATTTGTCACCAACATGCCAAAAAAAACTAGAGAAAAGTTGAAAATACGTGCCGAAGATTTATTACCTATAAACGAAAGGCTAGTTTATGGATCACTAACTGGTTATGGTGAAAGCGGTGAAGACTCCCATCGAACTGCTTTTGATGTTTTGGCTTGGTGGGCAAGAAGTGGTTTGATGGATATTGTGAGACCATCTGATAATTCTTCCCCCGGATTTGTTCCGATTGGTATAGGCGATCAGCCTACTGGTGTTGCTTTGTTTGCAAGCATAATGACAGCTTTATACAGAAGAGAGAAAACTGGAAAAGGAGGAGAAGTCTACACTTCATTGATGGCAAATGGAGCTTGGTCAAATGGTAGCTATATTCAAGCAGGATTGTTCAATGCAGAATTTCCAGACCGACAAGAAGAATCTCCTCTTCATCCTTTCGGAGGAAGATACAAAACTAAAGACGGTAGGTTTTTACTCTTGGCTATAATCGACGCAGCTAAAGAATGGCCTAAATTTCTAAATGCAATGGATTTAAATTATTTAAACGAGAATGAAAAATTTTCTAGTTTTAAAAAATTAAATTCTAATTTTCATGAGTTGTACAAAATTTTAGAAGATGTATTTATACGATATAGCCTAACTGAAGTTATAGATAAATTGAGAGATTCTGGTGTTACTTTTGGATTCATGAACAAATCAAATGATCTTGCAAGCGATCAACAATTTCTTGATAGTGGGGTATTGATTAAGTATGAAAACGAAGCATTCGAAGAAGATTCTCTTACTGTAAATAGTCCAGTTTTTCTAAAAAACGAGCCTAAAAAAACTCCGGCAAAAGGCCCAGATCTTGGCGAACATACAAGAGAAATTTTAATTAGCCTTGGTAAAAGTGAAGCAGACATTAGTGCGTTAAAAGAATCTGGAATAATAGATTTTTAA